Proteins encoded within one genomic window of Chlorobaculum sp. MV4-Y:
- a CDS encoding UbiA family prenyltransferase, which yields MLSVAVALLGCASAAMIGHTAFMAACAMLALGVLYNWKLKKFGFFGNLAVGFSVGMCFVFGGIAVDNSFEPVVLFLAVMTMFVDLGEEIAADALDVEGDRETGSRSFAVIFGPEQAMRISATVFALVIAGSAVPFATGWFGWIYLLPIIAFDAVVIWSVLRLLDPSAPRKLRYIRSIYLAGTAMVLALIVIRLVTE from the coding sequence GTGCTGTCGGTTGCCGTCGCGCTGCTCGGTTGCGCTTCAGCGGCGATGATCGGGCACACTGCATTCATGGCGGCTTGTGCGATGCTGGCGCTAGGCGTGCTGTATAACTGGAAGCTCAAGAAATTCGGGTTTTTCGGGAATCTCGCCGTGGGGTTTTCAGTTGGAATGTGCTTCGTGTTCGGCGGCATTGCTGTCGACAATTCTTTCGAGCCGGTGGTACTGTTTCTTGCCGTGATGACCATGTTCGTCGATCTCGGCGAGGAGATCGCGGCGGATGCGCTCGATGTTGAGGGCGACCGCGAAACCGGCTCCCGCTCGTTCGCCGTTATCTTCGGCCCCGAACAGGCGATGCGCATTTCCGCAACTGTTTTCGCGCTGGTGATCGCAGGCAGCGCCGTGCCATTCGCCACCGGGTGGTTCGGCTGGATCTATCTTTTGCCAATCATCGCCTTCGACGCCGTTGTCATCTGGTCGGTCTTGCGACTGCTCGACCCCAGCGCACCGCGAAAACTCCGGTACATCCGCAGCATCTACCTCGCCGGAACCGCGATGGTGCTCGCGCTGATCGTCATCCGGCTGGTCACGGAGTGA
- a CDS encoding efflux RND transporter periplasmic adaptor subunit: MNNILALRNRFSRLAIGGLLSSFLLLPGCGKKPDEQKQMTPALPVMKVQLSSAAVSSEYSVRLEGLADAEIRPQVDGMLQAILVREGEKVKKGQPLFRIDDSVYREQYNTLLAAQRAAEAQAAVAKVNAEKLVPLVENKVVAPVQLTTAKAQEQAARAQAAQAAAAARSAAINLDYTVIKAPVAGYIGRIPFRQGNLLTRNQSAALTTLSDVGRMYAVFSISEAGFATFKKVYPGATLQQKIDAVPPVKLTLSDGTVYQHEGKLESISGDFDASTGSIGLRVSFPNPEKLLRSGNSGKVSLLSNYENVILVPQAATVELQDKVMVVLLTPGNKVMKQVITVAGRSGQNYIVSEGLKPGDVIVTAGIEKLQDGTVIKPMAGAASSSSQTRNAR; encoded by the coding sequence ATGAACAATATCCTCGCTCTCCGAAACCGTTTCTCCAGACTGGCCATTGGCGGGCTTCTCAGTTCATTTCTGCTCCTGCCCGGTTGCGGCAAGAAGCCGGATGAGCAGAAGCAGATGACGCCCGCCCTGCCCGTGATGAAAGTTCAACTTTCGTCTGCCGCTGTTTCCAGCGAATATTCCGTCAGGCTCGAAGGTCTGGCCGATGCGGAGATCAGGCCGCAGGTGGATGGCATGCTTCAGGCCATTCTGGTCAGGGAGGGCGAGAAGGTCAAAAAAGGGCAGCCGCTTTTCAGGATCGACGATTCGGTCTATCGCGAGCAGTACAACACGCTGCTGGCCGCGCAACGCGCCGCCGAGGCGCAGGCGGCGGTGGCGAAGGTGAACGCCGAGAAGCTGGTGCCGCTGGTCGAGAACAAGGTGGTCGCACCGGTGCAGCTCACCACGGCCAAAGCGCAGGAGCAGGCGGCAAGAGCGCAGGCGGCGCAGGCGGCGGCGGCGGCAAGGTCGGCGGCGATCAATCTCGACTATACGGTGATCAAGGCTCCGGTGGCCGGTTATATCGGGCGCATACCGTTTCGCCAGGGCAACCTGCTTACCAGGAATCAGTCGGCGGCGCTGACGACACTTTCCGATGTCGGGCGGATGTACGCGGTCTTCAGTATCAGCGAGGCCGGTTTCGCGACCTTCAAAAAGGTCTATCCCGGCGCGACCCTTCAGCAGAAAATTGATGCCGTGCCGCCGGTCAAACTGACCCTTTCGGACGGAACGGTTTACCAGCATGAGGGCAAGCTCGAATCGATCAGCGGGGATTTCGATGCCTCGACCGGCTCGATCGGCCTGAGGGTCTCGTTCCCGAATCCCGAAAAGCTTCTGCGCAGCGGCAACTCAGGCAAGGTGAGCCTCCTCTCGAACTACGAGAACGTGATCCTCGTGCCACAGGCGGCGACGGTCGAACTTCAGGACAAGGTGATGGTCGTTCTCCTGACTCCCGGCAACAAGGTTATGAAACAGGTGATCACCGTCGCGGGCAGGAGCGGGCAGAACTATATCGTCAGCGAGGGGCTCAAGCCGGGCGACGTCATCGTGACGGCGGGCATCGAGAAGTTGCAGGATGGCACGGTGATCAAGCCGATGGCGGGCGCTGCCTCGTCCTCCTCGCAGACCCGGAACGCTCGCTAA
- a CDS encoding SDR family NAD(P)-dependent oxidoreductase gives MKGKVALVTGASRGIGRATAKLLAAEGAAVAVNYFQSEGAARAVVDEITRAGGRALAVRADVRDEAQVRAMVAEVEERLGPVDLLVGNAAIGFPVKPFTEFTWDEFEAKLAGELKSIFFCCQAVLPGMIERKSGCIIAISSTLSRHSSPGFIAHSTAKSGLDAFVRSLAQEVGPFGIRVNVVAPGLTLTDATAWLPEAQKTMIGEMAPLKRVALPEDIAGAVLAVASDHSRFVTGCYIPVSGGLLML, from the coding sequence ATGAAAGGCAAAGTTGCATTGGTTACGGGTGCGAGCCGGGGTATCGGACGGGCGACGGCGAAGCTTCTTGCTGCCGAGGGGGCGGCGGTGGCGGTCAATTATTTCCAGAGCGAAGGCGCGGCTCGCGCGGTTGTTGATGAAATTACGCGGGCTGGTGGCAGGGCGCTGGCCGTGCGGGCGGATGTGCGCGATGAGGCGCAGGTCCGGGCGATGGTTGCTGAGGTGGAAGAGCGTCTCGGGCCGGTTGACCTGCTTGTCGGCAACGCCGCGATCGGTTTCCCGGTCAAGCCATTCACCGAATTCACTTGGGATGAATTCGAGGCCAAGCTCGCCGGAGAACTGAAGTCGATCTTTTTCTGCTGCCAGGCGGTGCTGCCGGGCATGATCGAACGGAAATCGGGCTGCATCATCGCCATTTCAAGCACCCTCTCGCGCCACTCTTCGCCGGGTTTCATCGCTCACTCCACCGCCAAATCGGGCCTTGATGCCTTTGTCCGCTCGCTCGCCCAGGAGGTCGGGCCATTCGGCATCCGCGTCAACGTAGTCGCCCCCGGCCTTACGCTCACCGACGCCACCGCCTGGCTGCCCGAAGCGCAGAAAACGATGATCGGCGAGATGGCCCCGCTCAAGCGGGTGGCTCTCCCGGAAGACATTGCCGGAGCGGTGCTTGCCGTCGCCTCCGACCACAGCCGCTTCGTGACCGGCTGCTACATCCCGGTCTCAGGCGGGTTGCTGATGCTGTGA
- a CDS encoding methylated-DNA--[protein]-cysteine S-methyltransferase, giving the protein MHDEPSTAVSAPGSRLIDETFRQLEAWLSGRLREFALPLVEPRSAFERQVREAMLAISYGQTASYGELAAAIGAPGAARAVGAACGRNPLPIIVPCHRVLGAGGRIGGYRGGAEIKQWLLDFERRNFG; this is encoded by the coding sequence ATGCACGATGAGCCATCAACGGCGGTCAGTGCTCCTGGCTCGCGGTTGATCGATGAGACTTTTCGGCAGCTCGAAGCTTGGCTTTCAGGGCGGTTGCGGGAGTTTGCGTTGCCATTGGTTGAGCCTCGATCCGCATTCGAGCGGCAAGTTCGAGAGGCGATGCTTGCCATTTCGTATGGGCAGACGGCTTCGTATGGCGAGCTGGCGGCGGCGATTGGCGCGCCGGGTGCTGCGCGGGCGGTAGGCGCGGCGTGCGGGCGGAATCCGCTGCCGATTATCGTGCCATGTCATCGGGTGCTGGGAGCGGGAGGCCGTATTGGCGGGTATCGAGGCGGCGCGGAAATAAAGCAGTGGCTGCTCGATTTCGAACGCAGGAATTTCGGGTAA
- a CDS encoding efflux RND transporter permease subunit: MFERFISRPVLATVISVILVILGLVSMSQLSITRFPDIAPPSVSVTASYPGANAETVGRTVAPPLEEAINGVENMTYMTSTSSNDGSLSINVFFKQGTNPDQAAVNVQNRVAQATSRLPSEVNQIGISTIKRQNSQIMLINLSSNVAAFDTKFLQNYAKINIVDDLARVPGVGEVSVYGNMDYAMRVWLRPAQMAAYGLTPQEVSAAIQSQNLEAAPGAFGLMSSEPMQYIMKYRGKFERPEDYENIVVRANPDGSLLRLKDIARIEFGAYNYTVNTKSNGKPAVVMAVYQAPGSNANKVETELRKVLEKAARSFPSGVEYSILFSSKKVVDESIEQVQHTLIEAFLLVFLVVFLFLQDFRSTLIPAIAVPVAIIGTFFFMNLFGFSINVLTLFGLVLAIGIVVDDAIVVVEAVHAKIEEKRWPAKVATVSAMREITTAIVTITLVMASVFLPVGFLEGSTGVFYRQFAFTLAITILISAVNALTLSPALCAIFLTDLHKHSKEKHSRFGGLSGRFVQGFNAGFDAVRQRYTGILDYFMRNRKVAFIGLALITAVSFWMFKTTPTGFIPDEDNGFVIVSVSMPAGTSLSRTQATMDRASGILQKVPAIKKVISVAGMNIISRSSSPSSGLMFMQLKDLKERGEVRDVKEVLALINKKLAPVKEGNFFVLSMPTVPGFSMVSGLELVLQDRSGGDLHKFDGVAKEFIGELMKRPEIAAAFTTFKATYPQYELVVDNVKAADIGVNVKDLMTVLQAYYGSQQVSDFNRFGKYYRVVMQAETDDRRTPESLNGIFVKSSGGQMVPVSSVVSLKKVYGPDAVDHFNLFNAISVNAVVKPGFSTGQAIQAVDEVSRTSLPPGFTYDWKGQSREEIESSGGLFFIFLLSVVFVYFLLSALYESYLLPLAVMFSIPTGLLGVFIGIKLVGIENNIYVQVAIIMLIGLLAKNAILIVEFALQRRVAGMPLVEAAMEGAKARLRPILMTSMAFVAGLLPLLFVTGPAAMGNHSIGASAIGGMFAGMVLGIMVVPVLFVAFQGLQERFTGPAAEIVEAGILFEAQMKKEGSHE; encoded by the coding sequence ATGTTTGAACGTTTTATCTCCCGCCCTGTACTGGCGACGGTCATTTCGGTCATTCTGGTCATCCTCGGACTGGTCAGCATGAGCCAGCTCTCGATCACCCGTTTTCCCGATATTGCCCCACCGAGTGTTTCGGTGACGGCGAGCTATCCCGGCGCGAACGCCGAAACCGTCGGCCGCACGGTGGCTCCGCCGCTCGAAGAGGCGATCAACGGCGTCGAGAACATGACCTACATGACCTCGACCTCCTCGAACGACGGCTCGCTTTCGATCAACGTGTTTTTCAAGCAGGGCACCAACCCCGACCAGGCGGCGGTCAACGTGCAGAACCGCGTGGCGCAGGCCACCAGCCGCCTCCCCTCCGAGGTGAACCAGATCGGTATTTCAACCATCAAGCGCCAGAACAGCCAGATCATGCTGATCAATCTGTCGAGCAACGTCGCGGCGTTCGATACCAAATTTTTGCAGAACTACGCCAAAATCAATATCGTCGATGACCTGGCTCGCGTGCCGGGCGTCGGGGAGGTGTCGGTGTACGGCAACATGGATTACGCCATGCGCGTCTGGCTGCGGCCCGCGCAGATGGCGGCGTACGGGCTGACGCCGCAGGAGGTGTCGGCGGCGATTCAGAGCCAGAACCTCGAAGCCGCTCCCGGCGCGTTCGGCCTGATGAGCAGCGAGCCGATGCAGTACATCATGAAGTATCGCGGCAAGTTCGAGCGCCCCGAGGATTACGAGAACATCGTCGTCCGCGCCAATCCCGACGGCTCGCTCTTGCGCCTCAAGGACATCGCCCGGATCGAGTTCGGAGCCTACAATTACACGGTCAACACCAAGTCCAACGGTAAGCCGGCCGTGGTGATGGCGGTTTATCAGGCTCCCGGCTCCAACGCCAACAAGGTCGAAACCGAGCTGCGCAAGGTGCTTGAAAAGGCGGCGCGGTCGTTCCCCTCCGGCGTCGAGTACTCGATTCTCTTCAGCTCCAAGAAAGTGGTCGATGAATCGATCGAGCAGGTGCAGCACACGCTCATCGAGGCGTTCCTGCTCGTGTTTCTCGTGGTGTTCCTTTTCCTCCAAGACTTCCGCTCGACGCTCATTCCGGCCATCGCCGTTCCGGTGGCGATCATCGGCACCTTCTTTTTCATGAACCTCTTCGGCTTCTCGATCAACGTGCTGACGCTCTTCGGCCTCGTGCTTGCCATCGGCATCGTCGTTGACGACGCCATCGTGGTGGTCGAGGCGGTGCACGCCAAGATTGAGGAGAAGCGCTGGCCCGCCAAGGTCGCCACGGTTTCGGCCATGCGCGAAATCACCACGGCTATCGTGACCATCACGCTGGTCATGGCGTCGGTGTTCCTGCCGGTGGGATTCCTCGAAGGTTCGACTGGCGTCTTCTACCGCCAGTTCGCCTTTACGCTTGCCATCACGATCCTCATTTCGGCGGTCAACGCGCTGACGCTCAGCCCGGCGCTCTGCGCGATTTTCCTGACTGACCTGCACAAGCACTCGAAAGAGAAGCACTCGCGCTTCGGCGGCCTCAGCGGACGCTTTGTCCAGGGCTTCAACGCAGGGTTCGACGCGGTGCGCCAGCGCTACACCGGCATTCTCGATTACTTCATGCGCAACCGGAAGGTGGCATTCATCGGCCTCGCGCTGATAACCGCCGTGTCGTTCTGGATGTTCAAGACCACACCGACCGGCTTCATTCCCGACGAAGACAATGGCTTCGTGATCGTGTCGGTCTCGATGCCTGCCGGAACCTCGCTCTCGCGCACGCAGGCGACGATGGACCGGGCTAGTGGCATCCTCCAGAAGGTTCCTGCGATCAAAAAGGTGATCTCCGTCGCGGGCATGAACATCATCTCCCGCAGCTCCTCGCCATCGTCTGGCCTGATGTTCATGCAGCTCAAGGATCTGAAGGAGCGTGGTGAAGTACGCGATGTGAAGGAGGTGCTCGCCCTTATCAACAAGAAGCTCGCGCCGGTCAAGGAGGGGAACTTCTTCGTGCTCTCGATGCCGACGGTACCCGGTTTCAGCATGGTCAGCGGCCTGGAGCTTGTGCTTCAGGACAGGAGCGGCGGCGATTTGCACAAGTTCGACGGCGTGGCCAAGGAGTTTATCGGCGAGCTGATGAAGCGGCCCGAGATTGCGGCGGCCTTCACCACCTTCAAGGCGACCTACCCGCAGTACGAGCTGGTGGTGGATAACGTCAAGGCTGCCGATATCGGGGTGAATGTCAAGGATTTGATGACTGTCCTTCAGGCATACTATGGCAGCCAGCAGGTGTCGGATTTCAACCGTTTCGGCAAATATTACCGCGTGGTGATGCAGGCCGAGACCGACGACCGCCGCACGCCCGAGTCGCTCAACGGCATTTTCGTCAAGAGCAGCGGCGGCCAGATGGTGCCGGTCAGCTCGGTGGTTTCGCTGAAAAAGGTGTACGGCCCGGACGCGGTCGATCACTTCAACCTCTTCAACGCTATCTCCGTCAACGCTGTCGTGAAGCCCGGTTTCAGCACCGGTCAGGCGATCCAGGCGGTGGACGAGGTGTCGCGAACGAGCCTGCCGCCGGGCTTCACCTACGACTGGAAAGGGCAGAGCCGCGAGGAGATCGAGTCCTCCGGCGGCCTGTTCTTCATCTTCCTGCTCTCGGTGGTGTTTGTCTATTTCCTGTTGTCGGCGCTGTACGAGAGCTATCTCCTGCCGCTGGCCGTGATGTTCTCCATTCCGACCGGTCTGCTTGGTGTTTTCATCGGCATCAAGCTGGTGGGGATCGAGAACAATATTTACGTGCAGGTGGCGATCATCATGCTGATCGGCTTGCTTGCCAAGAACGCGATTCTGATCGTCGAGTTTGCGCTCCAGCGGCGCGTGGCTGGTATGCCACTGGTCGAGGCGGCGATGGAGGGCGCAAAAGCGAGGCTGCGGCCGATCCTGATGACCTCGATGGCGTTCGTGGCGGGCTTGTTGCCGCTGCTCTTCGTGACCGGCCCGGCAGCGATGGGCAACCACTCCATCGGCGCGTCGGCCATCGGCGGCATGTTCGCCGGCATGGTGCTCGGCATCATGGTGGTGCCGGTGCTCTTCGTTGCTTTCCAGGGGTTGCAGGAGCGCTTCACCGGCCCGGCGGCGGAGATTGTCGAAGCCGGAATCTTGTTTGAAGCGCAGATGAAGAAAGAGGGTTCGCACGAATGA
- a CDS encoding pentapeptide repeat-containing protein, with the protein MEPVTGKVFEKIDSTGLDTTAGVFEGCRFVRCNFAHSDFSDIVFRECTFEQCDLSLIKLDGTGLQEVRFSGCKLLGVQFSRCRKLLLEMSFEHCMMKLSLFTSLDLKNTTFTHCDLQEADFTGANLSGSVFGNCDLRLALFFHTNLEKTDFRTAFNFSIPPESNRLRKAKFSLQGLPGLLDTYGIEIE; encoded by the coding sequence ATGGAACCGGTAACTGGCAAAGTGTTCGAGAAAATCGATTCCACCGGTCTCGACACGACTGCTGGCGTGTTCGAGGGATGCCGCTTCGTGCGGTGCAATTTCGCGCACTCGGATTTTTCGGACATCGTGTTCCGGGAGTGCACTTTCGAACAGTGCGACTTGAGCCTTATAAAGCTTGATGGAACGGGGCTTCAGGAGGTGCGGTTCAGTGGCTGCAAGCTGCTCGGTGTGCAGTTCAGCCGGTGCCGGAAGCTCTTGCTCGAAATGAGCTTCGAGCACTGCATGATGAAACTGTCACTCTTCACCAGCCTCGACCTCAAAAACACCACATTCACTCACTGCGACTTGCAGGAAGCCGATTTCACCGGTGCGAACCTGAGTGGTTCGGTTTTCGGCAACTGCGATCTGCGCCTGGCGCTCTTCTTTCACACCAATCTCGAAAAGACCGATTTCCGCACCGCCTTCAACTTTTCGATCCCGCCCGAATCAAACCGTCTCAGAAAAGCGAAGTTCTCCTTGCAAGGCCTTCCCGGTCTGCTCGACACCTACGGTATCGAAATCGAGTAA
- a CDS encoding hybrid sensor histidine kinase/response regulator, which yields MSMPVNDLDSDLFKDFPEQVFVMAPDGTILAADRFFPSNLESIYEHIVERNIFDLLVEINAAPEVLPSQKDATCEALRIGKHLALDDPTDGSRWKSSIYPVFDDSGNIEKLMVLVQNVTKQKLSEEEIEKFRTKMVSVLENSHVSIWTHNIDNNIILRALEHDRFFGYDSLVPDWKIERFFSHIHPDDRPMVMGVYETSLKHQSDFNVECRIQRTDGQIRWINLVGTFRCTKPDSSRYIIGIILDVTEKKLTELELERLQAQLQHAQKMEIIGQLAGGIAHDFNNSLTAIIGNIELALTQIDPTAPVADYLRDAQRSAQRSADRTSQLLGFARKQMRLPQVVSLNREIDRLIPMLKPLMLEQIECIWTPGENIPEIFIDPTQLHQILSNLYINSRDAIKDFGTITISTGSVRIRKSDCKKGHICQKPGNYATITVSDTGCGIDSKALPHIFEPFFTTKPVGKGSGLGLSTVYGIVRQNNGYIGCHSEKGKGTTFTIFLPKYRNEVPKPMPKIPEGSLKAQKNTVLLVEDEPGILNILKVALNDMEFKVFDALDAESALAIVETQKEKIDLLVTDIVLPRMNGIELSKQLLSIMPGMKFLFMSGFFIEKNENGDQPSKAVNFIRKPFTIHDFMAMVYKVMLQP from the coding sequence ATGTCCATGCCAGTTAACGATCTCGATTCTGATCTTTTCAAAGACTTTCCCGAGCAAGTCTTTGTGATGGCCCCGGACGGGACGATCCTTGCGGCTGACCGCTTCTTTCCTTCGAATCTCGAAAGCATCTATGAACATATTGTCGAACGCAACATCTTCGACCTGCTTGTAGAAATCAACGCCGCTCCGGAAGTCCTCCCCAGCCAGAAAGATGCAACCTGCGAAGCGCTCCGGATTGGCAAGCATCTCGCGCTCGATGATCCTACAGATGGCAGCAGATGGAAAAGCTCGATCTATCCGGTTTTTGATGACAGCGGGAACATAGAGAAACTGATGGTCCTGGTGCAAAATGTTACGAAGCAGAAGCTCTCCGAAGAGGAAATCGAGAAGTTCCGGACAAAGATGGTTTCGGTGCTTGAAAACAGCCATGTCAGCATCTGGACGCACAACATCGACAATAACATCATCCTGAGAGCGCTGGAGCACGATCGCTTTTTCGGTTATGATTCGCTTGTGCCTGACTGGAAGATTGAACGGTTTTTTAGCCATATCCACCCCGACGACCGCCCCATGGTGATGGGGGTTTACGAAACCTCGCTGAAACATCAGTCAGATTTCAATGTCGAGTGTCGTATTCAAAGAACGGACGGACAAATTCGCTGGATCAATCTGGTCGGCACCTTCCGCTGCACCAAACCAGATTCGTCCCGATACATTATTGGCATCATCCTCGATGTCACGGAGAAAAAACTTACAGAACTTGAGCTTGAACGGCTGCAGGCACAGCTTCAGCATGCTCAGAAAATGGAGATAATCGGTCAGCTCGCCGGTGGCATCGCGCATGACTTCAACAACTCGCTGACCGCCATCATCGGCAATATTGAACTGGCTCTCACCCAAATCGATCCAACGGCTCCCGTTGCCGATTACTTGAGGGACGCCCAGCGTTCGGCACAGCGCTCGGCTGACCGGACCAGTCAGCTTTTGGGATTTGCCCGCAAACAGATGAGGCTTCCACAAGTGGTCTCCCTGAACCGGGAGATCGATCGCCTCATCCCGATGCTGAAACCCCTGATGCTTGAGCAGATCGAGTGTATCTGGACACCGGGCGAAAACATACCGGAAATTTTCATCGATCCGACACAGCTCCATCAGATACTGAGCAATCTTTATATCAACTCCCGGGACGCCATCAAAGATTTTGGCACCATCACCATCTCCACTGGTTCGGTACGTATCAGAAAGTCGGATTGCAAAAAGGGACATATTTGCCAGAAACCCGGCAACTATGCCACGATCACGGTAAGCGACACCGGATGCGGCATCGACAGCAAGGCGCTGCCTCATATTTTCGAGCCATTCTTCACGACCAAACCTGTAGGAAAAGGTTCCGGCCTTGGCCTTTCGACGGTCTATGGCATTGTCAGGCAAAACAACGGATATATCGGCTGCCACTCCGAGAAGGGCAAGGGCACAACCTTCACCATCTTCCTGCCAAAGTATCGGAATGAAGTTCCGAAACCAATGCCCAAAATACCCGAGGGGAGCCTCAAAGCCCAGAAGAATACGGTGCTGCTGGTTGAAGATGAGCCCGGCATTCTCAATATTCTCAAAGTGGCGCTCAATGATATGGAGTTCAAGGTGTTTGACGCCCTCGATGCCGAAAGCGCTCTCGCCATCGTCGAAACGCAGAAAGAAAAAATCGACCTGCTGGTAACCGACATCGTCCTTCCCCGTATGAATGGCATTGAACTGAGCAAACAGTTACTTTCGATCATGCCGGGCATGAAATTCCTTTTCATGTCGGGATTCTTTATCGAAAAGAACGAAAACGGCGATCAACCGTCAAAGGCCGTGAACTTTATCAGAAAGCCCTTCACCATTCACGACTTCATGGCCATGGTTTATAAGGTCATGCTCCAGCCGTAA